One part of the Treponema sp. OMZ 787 genome encodes these proteins:
- a CDS encoding PD-(D/E)XK nuclease family protein, with product MNLIEQTIKTYGRDSENVFVFPSRIASRLWFQKSLNLTGLGTVPSENYMSWDGFKESCLVSKAASLTPVSNTVRRIFAQYISRLNSEKAKEGNPLFKSLIPEAYAETGSVFSEWIAGILPQLDHFEKRYADKSMDFSNDDEMQDYIILKNEYADFLKKNSLFEPSWVSSEFYSYQKKYIIIYPELMEDFNEHAEFLNQQDGIIYIPCPKFNQKENLIDIYKNSRSELKNTVLQIEKLLNDGVRTDEISVSVPDIENYAAYIKREFYLRGIPVEFRSGFKLGLEQAGKLFSLIYDCVQNSFAFEFIKPIVLNKHIPWKDMEGAAALIDYGVKNNCAVSWKENKDDTVYKNIWIESFKINYEKNEIELEQKKKAKDWFYSFYYAVNKICESKTFNDLQKNYFLFRKDLIDENGFSEKDNAILGRCISCLQELLYLEDKFGSYMPADRFKFFISELDKAIYVPQNTGLAVSIFPYRVAAATPFTYHFILNCSQEHTNIVYNKLSFLRKDKREALGVFETDASSYFFAAYTESPNTVFSFSPHNFNSHLIINNLFEISEEEEIKNAERISKKIENLKQYDSFLLDYPLDTKAALDGSFGIYKIQKSASVSFSELKEKKYFSYLENSYDGISEELNLYIRENLFKNDALKLSQTDLKTFSECPVLWFLEKVLSVFSENYDAGIFDARNIGTLSHTVLEILYREICSTDNYFNSKNLDKYIERASLIFDDAAEKHMDFRGALAKPFIQSLKRRVLDAVNFVLKSDASLLDGYSPKWVEEWIETEKEGILYRGKIDRASFPQDERSGVIIDYKTNNLPSYSAYGKEGLNAEDIELTDFQIPMYIFLAESKLHQTIEHAWFLSFVQQKINKVVNDNEVIPNKGGKSERTREDFQSSIDALIREAERFAELVKNQDFTKPLSVSFEECSGCRFKHICRTVYSVK from the coding sequence ATGAATTTAATAGAACAAACAATAAAAACTTATGGAAGAGATTCGGAAAATGTTTTTGTATTTCCTTCCAGAATTGCTTCAAGACTTTGGTTTCAAAAATCGCTGAATCTTACCGGATTGGGAACCGTTCCTTCGGAAAACTATATGTCATGGGACGGCTTTAAGGAGTCTTGCCTTGTTTCAAAAGCCGCATCTTTAACTCCGGTATCAAACACCGTACGCAGAATTTTTGCCCAATATATAAGCCGTCTTAATTCCGAAAAAGCAAAAGAAGGTAATCCTCTTTTTAAATCCCTTATACCGGAAGCCTATGCAGAAACCGGCTCAGTATTTTCGGAATGGATTGCAGGGATTTTGCCGCAGCTTGATCATTTTGAAAAACGCTATGCGGATAAGAGTATGGATTTTTCAAATGATGATGAAATGCAGGATTATATTATTTTAAAGAATGAGTATGCCGATTTTTTAAAAAAGAATTCTTTGTTTGAACCGTCTTGGGTTTCTTCGGAATTTTATTCATATCAAAAAAAATATATTATTATTTATCCGGAGCTGATGGAAGATTTTAACGAACATGCAGAATTTTTAAATCAGCAAGATGGAATTATATATATTCCATGTCCTAAATTTAATCAAAAAGAAAATCTAATCGATATTTATAAAAATTCAAGAAGCGAGTTAAAAAATACCGTTTTGCAAATTGAAAAACTTCTCAATGATGGAGTAAGAACCGATGAAATTTCTGTTAGTGTTCCCGATATTGAAAATTATGCAGCTTATATAAAAAGAGAATTTTATCTTAGAGGTATACCTGTAGAATTCCGATCGGGTTTTAAGTTAGGGCTTGAACAAGCCGGTAAACTGTTTTCGCTTATTTATGATTGCGTGCAAAATAGCTTTGCTTTTGAATTTATAAAGCCTATAGTTTTAAATAAACATATTCCTTGGAAAGATATGGAGGGAGCAGCAGCCTTAATAGATTACGGTGTAAAGAATAATTGTGCTGTATCATGGAAAGAAAACAAGGATGATACCGTTTATAAAAATATTTGGATTGAATCTTTTAAAATAAATTATGAAAAAAACGAAATTGAACTGGAGCAAAAGAAAAAGGCAAAAGATTGGTTTTATAGTTTTTATTATGCCGTAAATAAAATCTGCGAATCTAAAACTTTTAATGATTTGCAAAAAAATTATTTTTTGTTTAGAAAAGATTTGATAGATGAAAACGGTTTTTCAGAAAAAGATAATGCAATCTTGGGCCGCTGTATTTCTTGCCTGCAAGAACTGTTATATTTGGAAGATAAGTTTGGATCCTATATGCCTGCCGACAGGTTTAAGTTCTTTATTTCGGAATTGGATAAGGCTATCTATGTTCCGCAAAATACGGGTCTTGCAGTAAGTATCTTTCCTTACAGGGTTGCGGCTGCAACTCCTTTTACATATCATTTTATTTTAAATTGCAGTCAGGAACATACAAACATTGTTTACAATAAACTTTCTTTTTTGCGTAAGGACAAAAGAGAAGCTCTAGGTGTTTTTGAAACCGATGCATCATCTTATTTTTTTGCAGCATATACCGAATCTCCCAATACCGTTTTTAGTTTTAGCCCTCATAATTTTAATTCGCATTTGATTATAAATAATCTTTTTGAAATTTCTGAAGAGGAAGAAATTAAAAATGCTGAAAGGATAAGTAAAAAAATAGAAAATTTAAAACAATATGATTCTTTTTTATTAGATTATCCTTTAGATACAAAAGCCGCCTTAGATGGATCTTTTGGAATATATAAAATTCAAAAAAGTGCATCAGTAAGTTTTTCTGAATTAAAAGAAAAAAAATATTTTTCTTATTTGGAAAATTCGTATGACGGCATCAGTGAAGAGTTAAATTTATATATAAGAGAAAATTTATTTAAAAACGATGCTCTTAAATTAAGCCAAACCGATTTAAAGACTTTTAGCGAATGTCCTGTTTTATGGTTTTTAGAAAAAGTGCTTTCCGTTTTTTCGGAAAACTATGATGCCGGTATTTTTGATGCGAGAAATATAGGTACGCTTTCCCATACGGTATTGGAAATACTATATCGGGAGATATGTTCGACAGATAATTATTTTAATTCGAAAAATTTGGATAAGTATATCGAGAGAGCCTCTTTAATATTTGATGATGCCGCAGAAAAACACATGGATTTTAGAGGGGCTTTGGCAAAGCCCTTTATTCAATCCTTAAAAAGGAGAGTTTTGGATGCCGTCAACTTTGTTTTAAAAAGCGATGCATCTCTTTTGGACGGCTATTCACCCAAATGGGTAGAAGAGTGGATCGAAACAGAAAAAGAAGGAATTTTATATCGCGGAAAAATCGACAGGGCTTCTTTTCCTCAAGATGAAAGGAGCGGTGTAATTATAGATTATAAAACAAATAATCTGCCTTCCTATAGTGCTTACGGAAAAGAAGGTTTGAATGCGGAAGATATAGAGTTAACCGATTTTCAAATACCTATGTATATTTTTTTGGCGGAATCCAAATTACACCAAACTATAGAACATGCATGGTTTTTAAGTTTTGTGCAGCAAAAAATAAATAAGGTTGTAAACGATAATGAGGTTATACCGAATAAAGGCGGTAAATCTGAAAGAACACGGGAAGATTTTCAATCTTCAATCGATGCACTTATCAGAGAGGCTGAAAGGTTTGCAGAACTGGTGAAAAACCAAGATTTTACAAAACCTCTTTCCGTTTCATTTGAAGAATGCAGCGGGTGCCGTTTTAAACATATTTGTAGAACAGTTTATTCGGTTAAGTAA
- a CDS encoding exodeoxyribonuclease V subunit beta, translated as MNDYIKKMLDSLNENQRNAVTVEENSVIAAGAGSGKTKVLAARYVYFVVEKGVSVEKIIALTFTEKAAAEMHKRIYNELKKIDHPNAKNAIEKFHLAKISTIDSFCNWIAKTACRNFGVSPDFTIDKDESAKLAYRIGLDFFLKMRADRTMQFFLGDNGIDDFVDGLFAKLLNNYVLISKPIDFQKSLEAQIKYHTEEERKTLSECFDVFEFIRKEDFSKSFTEEAMSEYSTLPYFPESAKDDSFLKLLPIVDKISKSKKGPKNDIVKEIKEKLKKIYQKLLSVYNFEYARERLVPFFAMLDELQEEYIYQKKQKGLLTFSDVSQLAVDVLTNDVDLRNFYKNNTDIIMIDEFQDNNSQQRDLLFLIAEKLERSEKSVPAPSELCPNKLFFVGDEKQSIYAFRGADVSVFRKLADDISDKERLAATRLLINYRTEPSLINLFNTIFSKVFYSEINKPLEKNSSVPAYEAEYVPTETRAPVKEVESKIEIMFFDKKRFSSLDEQSRFLSPIETEAFYLAKRILELHNQGFKVRDGKNARPCSWSDFAVLLKASTKQSVYERVFRNLGIPYRSVQQRGLFNDAPINDIYAMLKIIAYPSDKKTYAQVLHSPFVNIDDDAFAVLLLNFTRAFDLSLAEKLNGKNKNAYLRGCGLFARLNKQVLTMPCSELVTYLWYDEAYRYFLLSNEENHHYIDLYDYLFELACQADINGLTFSQFVDSLASHIEDNERLEDMEIPLEGEKDSVSFLTVHKSKGLEFPIVIVPDCGNEGKSIQQKGFFSYNKDMGPVLYTPQIPGLPKQMNLIFDALREEEKSKQLAETKRLLYVAATRAESYLIISGVANNVDEDSQNPQSSSKNEQDISEFSRTISDMKQLIKISQENGKKSFFELLLPALPDAHEDIIFNELLPIKRQNLFNNFKKERREKINFEKLFASSKVKEFNLAEKRIITATGFANVVNKKQGEESVYSFTSEKDKLPESSKNMNEQKEFTAAELGTLTHALIEARLLNKEFVYPKGHSETERKKIYAWADNFFNSDMYALARDAEFLKSEYGFLTEYDGQIVSGQIDLLFKKDKTAYVVDYKTDELENPEAHLTQLKIYKKAAYDLTKAEVKTFIFYLKTGNCVELET; from the coding sequence ATGAATGATTATATAAAAAAAATGCTTGATAGTTTAAATGAGAATCAAAGAAATGCAGTAACTGTTGAAGAAAATTCCGTAATTGCTGCCGGAGCAGGATCGGGAAAAACAAAGGTTTTGGCTGCCCGATATGTTTATTTTGTTGTTGAAAAGGGTGTCAGTGTAGAAAAAATAATCGCCCTAACATTTACCGAAAAAGCCGCCGCAGAGATGCACAAAAGAATTTACAACGAGCTAAAAAAAATAGATCATCCTAATGCAAAAAACGCAATCGAAAAATTTCATCTTGCTAAGATTTCGACAATAGATTCTTTTTGTAATTGGATAGCAAAGACAGCATGTAGAAACTTCGGTGTTTCCCCTGATTTTACGATTGATAAGGACGAGTCTGCAAAATTAGCTTACCGTATAGGATTGGATTTCTTTTTAAAAATGCGTGCAGATAGGACTATGCAGTTTTTTTTAGGAGATAACGGGATAGATGATTTTGTTGACGGACTTTTTGCAAAATTATTAAATAATTATGTTTTGATTTCAAAACCCATTGATTTTCAAAAGAGTTTAGAGGCTCAAATAAAATATCATACTGAAGAAGAAAGAAAAACTTTATCAGAGTGTTTTGATGTTTTTGAATTTATAAGAAAAGAAGATTTTTCTAAAAGTTTTACTGAAGAAGCGATGAGTGAGTATTCAACCCTTCCTTATTTTCCAGAGTCGGCAAAAGATGATTCTTTTCTTAAACTGCTCCCTATTGTCGATAAAATTTCCAAATCAAAAAAAGGACCTAAAAATGATATCGTAAAAGAAATAAAAGAAAAATTAAAAAAAATATATCAAAAACTTTTATCCGTTTATAATTTTGAGTATGCTCGTGAGCGCTTGGTGCCTTTTTTTGCTATGCTTGACGAGCTTCAAGAAGAGTATATATATCAAAAAAAACAAAAAGGCCTTCTAACTTTTTCGGATGTGTCTCAGCTTGCTGTAGATGTTTTAACCAATGATGTAGATTTACGGAACTTTTATAAAAACAATACAGACATTATAATGATAGACGAGTTTCAGGATAACAATAGTCAGCAAAGAGACTTGCTCTTTTTAATTGCAGAAAAACTTGAGCGTTCCGAAAAATCCGTTCCTGCTCCAAGTGAGCTTTGTCCGAATAAATTGTTTTTTGTGGGCGATGAAAAGCAGTCTATTTATGCTTTTAGAGGGGCAGATGTTTCCGTATTCCGAAAACTTGCAGACGATATTTCGGATAAAGAAAGACTTGCCGCTACAAGGCTTTTAATAAATTACCGTACGGAACCTTCTCTTATCAATTTATTTAATACAATATTTTCCAAAGTTTTTTATTCCGAGATAAATAAACCCTTGGAAAAAAACTCATCCGTTCCCGCCTATGAAGCGGAATATGTTCCGACTGAAACGAGGGCTCCCGTAAAAGAAGTTGAATCTAAAATTGAAATAATGTTTTTTGATAAAAAAAGATTTTCTTCATTGGATGAACAAAGCCGGTTCTTGAGTCCTATAGAGACGGAAGCTTTTTATCTTGCAAAACGAATTTTAGAATTGCATAATCAAGGTTTTAAAGTTAGGGATGGAAAAAATGCAAGGCCGTGTTCATGGAGTGACTTTGCCGTTTTGCTTAAAGCCTCGACAAAGCAAAGTGTTTACGAAAGAGTTTTCCGCAACTTAGGCATTCCCTATAGAAGTGTTCAGCAAAGAGGTTTATTTAATGATGCCCCTATAAACGATATTTATGCTATGCTTAAAATTATAGCCTATCCTTCCGATAAAAAAACTTATGCACAAGTTTTACATTCGCCTTTTGTAAATATTGATGATGATGCCTTTGCAGTGTTGCTTTTAAATTTCACAAGGGCCTTTGATCTTTCTTTAGCAGAAAAATTAAACGGAAAAAATAAAAACGCATATTTACGAGGCTGCGGTTTATTTGCAAGGTTAAATAAACAGGTTTTAACTATGCCGTGTAGTGAATTGGTTACATATCTTTGGTATGATGAAGCCTACAGATATTTCTTATTGAGCAATGAAGAAAATCATCATTACATAGATTTGTATGATTATCTTTTTGAACTTGCATGTCAAGCAGATATAAACGGATTAACTTTTTCTCAGTTTGTAGATTCTCTAGCTTCTCATATTGAAGATAATGAAAGACTTGAAGATATGGAAATTCCTTTAGAGGGAGAAAAGGACTCTGTGAGTTTTTTGACTGTGCATAAGAGCAAGGGCTTGGAGTTTCCAATTGTTATAGTTCCGGATTGCGGAAATGAAGGTAAATCTATACAGCAAAAAGGTTTCTTTTCTTACAATAAAGATATGGGACCTGTTTTATATACACCGCAAATACCGGGTTTGCCTAAGCAAATGAATTTAATCTTTGACGCTTTACGAGAAGAAGAAAAGTCAAAACAGTTAGCCGAAACAAAAAGACTTTTATATGTTGCAGCAACCAGAGCCGAATCTTATCTTATAATTAGCGGGGTAGCTAATAATGTGGATGAAGATTCTCAGAATCCCCAAAGCTCATCTAAAAATGAACAGGATATATCGGAATTCTCTAGAACCATTTCAGATATGAAGCAATTAATAAAGATTTCTCAAGAAAATGGAAAGAAAAGCTTTTTTGAATTACTCTTACCGGCTCTTCCCGATGCGCATGAAGATATTATCTTTAATGAACTTTTACCGATTAAAAGACAGAATTTATTTAACAATTTTAAAAAAGAACGGAGAGAAAAAATAAATTTTGAAAAACTTTTTGCTTCTTCTAAAGTAAAAGAATTCAATCTTGCAGAAAAAAGGATAATAACTGCCACAGGTTTTGCTAATGTGGTAAACAAAAAGCAAGGAGAAGAATCTGTTTATTCTTTTACTTCCGAAAAAGACAAGCTTCCTGAGTCTTCTAAAAATATGAATGAGCAAAAAGAATTTACTGCTGCCGAGCTTGGAACTCTTACCCATGCCCTAATCGAAGCCCGTCTTTTAAATAAGGAATTTGTTTATCCTAAAGGGCACTCCGAAACTGAAAGAAAAAAGATTTATGCTTGGGCCGATAATTTTTTTAATTCGGATATGTATGCTCTTGCAAGGGATGCCGAATTCTTAAAAAGCGAATACGGCTTTTTAACAGAGTATGATGGGCAAATTGTAAGCGGCCAGATAGACTTGCTTTTTAAAAAAGATAAAACAGCCTATGTTGTCGATTATAAAACCGATGAACTAGAAAATCCCGAAGCACACTTAACTCAGCTGAAAATTTATAAAAAAGCTGCATATGATCTTACAAAAGCCGAAGTGAAAACTTTTATCTTCTATCTAAAGACGGGGAATTGTGTTGAGCTTGAGACATAA
- the arcA gene encoding arginine deiminase — MAVINVTSEIGKLKKVLLHRPGKELLNLTPDKLDELLFDDIPFLKMAQKEHDAFADILSKNGVEVVYLENLAAEAVSQSAEIREKFIQQYIKEADVHSEYYQKMIYDFLNAIKDPKELILKTMEGVNANEIPFKNTHSLAHYVLDSGSMLINPMPNLYFTRDPFACIGNGVSLNKMYSVTRCRETIYGEYIFDHHPEYAGKVKKFYNRYDAPSIEGGDILNIGKEVLAIGLSQRTSANAIDSIANNIFDDESSPIKTILAFQIPAIRAFMHLDTVFTQIDFDKFTIHPGILGPLRVFEITRGAKKGELNVKQIDSTLENVLEKYTGAGKIELIQCAGGDKIAAEREQWNDGSNTLCINPGTIVVYERNDVTNEILNKKGLKVLEMPCGELSRGRGGPRCMSMPLLRDDIR; from the coding sequence ATGGCTGTCATAAATGTTACAAGCGAAATAGGAAAACTAAAAAAGGTGCTCCTGCACCGTCCCGGAAAAGAGCTTTTAAATCTTACACCCGATAAACTTGATGAGCTCTTGTTTGACGATATTCCGTTTTTGAAAATGGCCCAAAAAGAACATGATGCATTTGCCGATATTTTGTCTAAAAACGGAGTTGAGGTAGTATATCTTGAGAACTTAGCCGCCGAGGCTGTTTCTCAAAGTGCAGAAATCCGAGAAAAATTTATACAACAGTATATTAAAGAAGCTGATGTACATTCTGAATACTATCAAAAAATGATCTACGATTTTCTGAATGCAATCAAGGACCCAAAAGAACTTATCTTAAAAACAATGGAAGGAGTGAACGCAAACGAGATACCGTTTAAGAACACCCATTCGCTTGCCCACTATGTTTTGGATTCCGGTTCCATGCTTATAAACCCCATGCCTAACCTCTACTTTACACGAGACCCCTTTGCATGTATAGGAAACGGAGTGAGCTTAAATAAGATGTACTCCGTAACCCGATGCCGCGAAACTATTTACGGTGAATATATATTTGATCATCATCCGGAATATGCAGGAAAGGTAAAGAAATTTTATAACCGTTATGATGCCCCCAGTATTGAAGGAGGGGACATATTAAATATCGGTAAAGAAGTTTTGGCTATAGGCCTTTCGCAGCGGACATCGGCCAATGCTATAGATTCCATCGCAAACAATATTTTTGATGATGAGTCTTCTCCCATAAAAACTATCCTGGCCTTTCAGATTCCTGCAATTAGGGCCTTTATGCACTTGGATACCGTATTTACTCAGATAGACTTTGATAAGTTTACCATCCATCCCGGAATTTTAGGTCCTTTAAGAGTCTTTGAAATTACCAGAGGAGCAAAAAAGGGTGAACTCAATGTAAAGCAGATTGACTCTACCTTAGAAAATGTTCTTGAAAAATATACCGGTGCCGGGAAAATTGAGCTCATCCAATGTGCAGGCGGAGACAAGATTGCAGCCGAACGCGAACAGTGGAACGACGGATCCAACACTCTTTGCATAAACCCCGGAACAATAGTCGTTTACGAAAGAAACGATGTTACAAACGAAATCTTAAACAAGAAGGGCTTAAAAGTCCTCGAAATGCCCTGCGGCGAACTTTCCCGCGGCCGAGGCGGCCCCCGCTGTATGAGTATGCCCTTGTTGAGAGATGATATACGCTAG
- a CDS encoding type II toxin-antitoxin system HicA family toxin produces the protein MAQYEKIVREILRKNGCSFVRHGKGDHDIWYSPISDCRFTVDSKIKSRHTANAIMKQSGIDHKF, from the coding sequence ATGGCTCAGTATGAAAAAATTGTGAGAGAAATCTTGCGTAAAAACGGATGCAGTTTTGTAAGACACGGCAAGGGTGACCATGACATTTGGTATAGTCCGATAAGCGATTGCCGTTTTACTGTTGACTCAAAAATAAAATCACGGCATACCGCTAATGCCATTATGAAGCAAAGCGGTATAGACCATAAGTTTTAA
- a CDS encoding DUF1902 domain-containing protein, with translation MEYVIKINWDNEAGVWIATSDDVRGLVLESGSIDALMERVRYAVPELLQENNQLPHDQTTLHFCAEKSERMYA, from the coding sequence ATGGAATATGTCATTAAAATAAACTGGGATAACGAAGCCGGAGTATGGATAGCAACAAGTGATGATGTGAGAGGGCTTGTGCTTGAAAGCGGTTCGATCGATGCCCTCATGGAGAGGGTACGATATGCCGTGCCTGAGCTCCTCCAAGAAAATAATCAGCTTCCCCATGATCAAACCACATTGCACTTTTGTGCCGAAAAATCCGAACGGATGTACGCGTAA
- a CDS encoding tRNA 2-thiocytidine biosynthesis TtcA family protein, with amino-acid sequence MANPKLFRTIDRAVFDYNMIEEGDRILLAASGGKDSTALAEYFSMRLKRPSPHFEVHAMHVATDVAPPFSPELIKMFESWNIPLTVKTVSVLGRLKPNEKMNCWWCSTQRRTELNKFAMEAGFNKIALGHHLDDILETLLMNSLEKGILSTMPPVLKFEKYPVTMIRPLCLADLPMIIRHAEQTGYICSTCTCNFQENSARKTARSRLDRLTGGSYKLKINLFNSLKNILPEYLP; translated from the coding sequence ATGGCAAATCCTAAACTTTTTAGAACAATCGACAGGGCTGTTTTTGATTACAATATGATAGAAGAAGGAGACCGTATTTTGCTTGCTGCTTCAGGAGGAAAGGACTCTACGGCCTTGGCCGAATATTTTTCGATGCGCTTAAAGCGTCCGTCTCCTCATTTTGAAGTTCACGCTATGCACGTTGCAACCGATGTTGCACCTCCGTTTTCTCCTGAGCTTATAAAAATGTTTGAAAGCTGGAATATTCCGCTCACCGTAAAAACCGTTTCGGTTTTGGGAAGATTAAAACCCAACGAAAAGATGAATTGCTGGTGGTGCTCAACCCAAAGGCGAACCGAGCTGAATAAATTTGCCATGGAGGCCGGCTTTAATAAGATAGCCTTGGGCCATCATCTGGACGACATTTTGGAAACCCTTTTGATGAATTCCTTGGAAAAGGGAATTTTATCTACAATGCCCCCTGTCTTAAAATTCGAAAAATATCCGGTTACCATGATAAGGCCCCTCTGTCTTGCAGACCTCCCCATGATTATCCGCCATGCGGAGCAGACCGGCTATATCTGCTCCACCTGTACCTGTAATTTTCAAGAAAACTCCGCCCGCAAAACAGCCCGCTCAAGACTTGACAGGCTGACCGGCGGCTCCTACAAATTAAAAATAAACCTTTTTAATTCCCTAAAAAATATCTTACCCGAATATTTACCGTAA
- a CDS encoding galactokinase family protein: MDFNADIKNLENMGEDELKLELKKLFDEIYGVSPKEGILIASPVSLTLMGEELDYNGGNVLNLCFDKPIYFFMKKNNTDKISLTDLVLNKKFEGLISGQAEKNQKPDSRQEEGSANLIFDIILLTVQKINKHFENPLTGFDILGLDKVRFKTGQTSLPAFEAGFCTGLLSLFKLKENFKTIASLCLEAEHEVLNTKRGLSNQISSFSAKQDTINLLDSRDLSFLSLPLNLGEYGIVLIGTRSNREAYRASSNIRYIECEEGLHILQKKLDLDHLCEITEADYTYYQPSFFDKRILRRVKHCITENARVSKAVKALKNGDMDLLGKLLCESHISMRDDFELMSAEQNILFETAIIQSGCRGAKLIGNTEGCFILALVKKETMDEFYLEVHKRYFEKTCDSPEFFEFKSSGGVRIL; this comes from the coding sequence ATGGATTTTAATGCGGATATAAAAAATTTGGAAAACATGGGAGAAGATGAATTAAAACTTGAGCTTAAAAAGCTTTTTGATGAGATCTATGGAGTTTCTCCGAAAGAAGGAATTTTAATTGCTTCTCCTGTCAGCTTGACCCTCATGGGCGAAGAGCTGGATTATAACGGCGGAAATGTTTTAAACTTATGTTTCGATAAGCCGATTTATTTTTTTATGAAAAAAAATAATACCGATAAAATTTCTTTAACTGATCTGGTTCTGAACAAAAAATTTGAAGGCCTTATAAGCGGACAAGCTGAAAAAAATCAAAAGCCGGACAGCAGGCAAGAAGAAGGTTCTGCAAATTTGATATTCGATATTATTCTTTTGACTGTACAAAAAATTAATAAGCATTTTGAAAATCCTTTGACCGGCTTTGATATCTTAGGTTTAGATAAGGTCCGCTTTAAAACAGGGCAAACCTCATTACCGGCCTTTGAAGCAGGTTTTTGCACAGGACTTTTATCCTTATTTAAGCTTAAAGAAAATTTTAAAACTATAGCCTCTTTGTGTTTGGAAGCGGAACATGAAGTCTTAAACACAAAGAGGGGCCTATCAAATCAGATATCGTCCTTTTCGGCAAAACAAGATACCATTAATTTGCTTGACTCTAGGGATCTTTCTTTTTTAAGTTTGCCATTAAATTTAGGAGAATATGGAATCGTACTAATCGGTACCCGCTCAAACAGGGAAGCTTATAGGGCATCCTCCAATATCCGCTACATAGAGTGTGAAGAGGGTTTGCATATTTTGCAAAAAAAATTGGACTTGGATCATTTGTGCGAGATAACCGAGGCGGATTATACCTACTATCAGCCCAGTTTTTTTGATAAGAGAATATTGCGGAGGGTAAAGCATTGCATTACCGAAAACGCAAGAGTCTCTAAGGCTGTAAAAGCCTTAAAAAACGGTGACATGGATCTTTTAGGAAAACTCCTTTGTGAATCCCATATTTCGATGAGGGATGATTTTGAGCTTATGAGTGCCGAACAAAACATTCTTTTTGAAACCGCTATTATTCAAAGCGGCTGCCGCGGAGCAAAGTTAATCGGAAATACTGAAGGCTGCTTTATTCTTGCCTTGGTAAAAAAAGAGACGATGGACGAATTCTATCTTGAGGTACATAAAAGGTATTTTGAAAAAACCTGCGACAGCCCCGAATTCTTTGAATTTAAAAGTTCCGGCGGAGTCCGCATTTTATAA
- the pdxS gene encoding pyridoxal 5'-phosphate synthase lyase subunit PdxS: MEVFVDILDKLRGGVIMDVTNPEQAKIAEDAGAVAVMALERIPADIRAAGGVSRMSDPKMIKEIIKAVKIPVMAKVRIGHFVEASILEAIGIDFIDESEVLSPADEVYHVDKNKFKVPFVCGARNLGEALRRIQEGAKMIRTKGEAGTGDVIQAVKHMRQIQSEMRQLTTLREDELYVAAKNFQVPYALVEYVHKHGKLPVPNFSAGGVATPADAALMVHLGADGVFVGSGIFKSGDPAKRAAAIVKAVKNYDNPAILAEVSENLGSAMVGINEEEIKVIMSERGV; this comes from the coding sequence ATGGAGGTTTTTGTGGATATTTTAGATAAGCTAAGGGGAGGCGTCATTATGGACGTAACCAACCCCGAACAGGCAAAGATTGCAGAAGATGCAGGAGCCGTTGCAGTCATGGCCCTCGAAAGAATTCCGGCCGATATAAGGGCGGCAGGAGGGGTCTCAAGAATGAGCGATCCTAAGATGATTAAAGAGATCATAAAGGCTGTAAAAATTCCTGTTATGGCAAAGGTGAGAATCGGTCACTTTGTAGAAGCATCCATTTTGGAAGCTATCGGTATCGATTTTATTGATGAGTCCGAAGTTCTATCTCCGGCAGATGAAGTTTACCATGTAGATAAAAACAAATTTAAGGTACCCTTTGTCTGCGGTGCCCGCAACTTGGGAGAAGCATTAAGAAGGATTCAAGAAGGCGCAAAGATGATCCGCACAAAGGGTGAGGCAGGAACAGGAGATGTTATTCAGGCTGTAAAACATATGCGCCAAATCCAAAGCGAGATGAGGCAGCTGACAACTTTAAGAGAAGACGAACTCTATGTTGCTGCAAAGAATTTTCAAGTTCCATACGCTTTGGTAGAATATGTGCATAAGCACGGCAAGCTCCCCGTTCCGAACTTTTCGGCAGGCGGAGTTGCAACCCCCGCAGACGCAGCTTTGATGGTTCATCTCGGAGCCGACGGCGTTTTTGTCGGAAGCGGAATTTTTAAATCGGGCGACCCTGCAAAAAGAGCCGCAGCCATTGTAAAGGCCGTAAAGAATTACGATAATCCTGCAATCTTAGCAGAAGTTTCAGAAAACTTAGGCTCTGCTATGGTCGGCATCAACGAAGAAGAAATAAAAGTTATAATGAGCGAAAGAGGCGTTTAA